The sequence TTCCGAGCACGGTCTACCGTCGTCTCGTCAGAGGCGGGGAGAAAGCGCGTCGTAACGTGATTCGAGCGGTTTCGGGAACGATGCGGACGGGTTACCACTAGTTGCTCGAGCGCCCAGTCTGAACACAATCGCGATTTCGCGCGGCGATGTCGTGCTCTCGAGTCGATGCCGACCACTATCCCTCCCTCGAGTGTCTACCCGGCCCACCGGTCCCCAGCCCGGCAAAGTCGAACCAGTCGACTCGAAAGAGCGTCGCTAGCAGAACGACTGCGATTGCAAACGGGACGAGATTGAGGAAGTAGGCGTTGACGAGCCCCCAGAAGATGCCGAAGCTGATCAGGTCGTCGAGGAAGTAGTCACACTCCTCGAGTCGATCGACGACGGCATCGTGGTCGAGGGAGACGGTCAGGACGAAGACGGCCGCCGAGCCAGAGAGGAGCCAGCCAACGTAGTTCTGCACGGGAACGTCGTAGTAGCTCCCGCCATCGGTCCAGCCCCAGAACTCGAGAGCGACGGCACCCGGGTCGAGCACGAGGTCCATGGTGATGACGATGGTGAGGGTGAGGAGATACTGGTGCCAGAGTGACGAGCGCCGGCCGAGGAACAACGTCGCGAGCAGGTAGCTGTTGAGGAGGATGGGGAAGTAAAAGACCGGCAAGAAAAGCGGAATCGAATCGAGGAGCATCGGTCCCAGCGGCCGCTCGTACTGGAATTCACCGTACGGATAGCCGGTGTGGACACCCGTGAGTTCGATCGCCCAGGTAAAGACGACGAGGACGACGAGTCCAGCGGCCACCCGCCGGTCGACGAGGGGTACGAGCCCGCCGATCAGTGGCAGGGCCATCACCGTCACCGCGGCGACCATCAGGTACGGGTTGAACGCAAGCCACTCGGGCAGGAGCCCGACCTGTCCGCTCACGAGCAAGAGGACACCGACGAGCGGGAACGTGATCGCGATCGTGATCCGATTGTCGAAGATCAGTCGGTCGAGACGAGCCTCGAGTCGTCGACGATCGATCCGATTTCGCGGCCGCGGTGTCATCGAATCACGATTGAAAGCCAGTTCCCATGAATCGTTCACCTTCCCTGTTGGGTTTCACACCGGTGGGGTGATACCGGGAGCAAGAGCGCGTAATCAGTACAGAGCGAGTCAGTGGGTCGTCGTTCGGAGGTCTTCGATCAGATAGAGGTCTTCTTTCAGTCCACTCCCCTCGCAGTCGTCGTTCGGGCAGGCGTAGTGCCAGCCGTCCTCGGTCGCGGCGGCTTCCGAGAACCGGTCGCCACAGACCTGGCAAAAGAGTTGACCAGCCGAACAGGTGTCGCGGTGTAATTCGAGTGCCAGCTCCGTCTGAAACGACTGGTTGCAGTTGCGACAGGTGTGCATATTTCGTCTGACGATACCCCTCGTCAAAACTGCTTGGGTTCTTTTATTCCGTCCTAGACTGCCGTGATTCGGGCCGTATCTGTCGTTTACGACTTCAATGACGGCTAGAAAAGAGCGTTCAGCGACAGAGAGTACTCGACCCCGAGTACATCGGTTCCTGTCAGGTCAATTCGTCGGAGGGTTCGATACCCCACGTGCCCGATCAGTGGTCCTGACCGAGAATCCCGCGTTCGGTCATCGCACGTGGGTCGAGCACCTCGTCGGCCTCCTCTT is a genomic window of Natrarchaeobaculum aegyptiacum containing:
- the cruF gene encoding bisanhydrobacterioruberin hydratase, encoding MTPRPRNRIDRRRLEARLDRLIFDNRITIAITFPLVGVLLLVSGQVGLLPEWLAFNPYLMVAAVTVMALPLIGGLVPLVDRRVAAGLVVLVVFTWAIELTGVHTGYPYGEFQYERPLGPMLLDSIPLFLPVFYFPILLNSYLLATLFLGRRSSLWHQYLLTLTIVITMDLVLDPGAVALEFWGWTDGGSYYDVPVQNYVGWLLSGSAAVFVLTVSLDHDAVVDRLEECDYFLDDLISFGIFWGLVNAYFLNLVPFAIAVVLLATLFRVDWFDFAGLGTGGPGRHSREG
- a CDS encoding HVO_2901 family zinc finger protein translates to MHTCRNCNQSFQTELALELHRDTCSAGQLFCQVCGDRFSEAAATEDGWHYACPNDDCEGSGLKEDLYLIEDLRTTTH